A genomic region of Denticeps clupeoides chromosome 17, fDenClu1.1, whole genome shotgun sequence contains the following coding sequences:
- the hdhd5 gene encoding haloacid dehalogenase-like hydrolase domain-containing 5, producing the protein MAEFLPRFSLLKLGLRVLGPRSPVQRRHAHGHASFGLLFDIDGVLLRGRTPIPAAKQCFRNLVDKNGKYKVPVVFVTNAGNSLRQSKAEQLSHLLEVEVSPEQVMLSHSPLKIFTQFHNMCVLVSGQGPVLEVANNLGFQKVITIDMLREAHPLLDVVDHNRRPKDIIPPTKDLPPIEAVILFGEPIRWETNLQLITDVLLTNGRPGNPMTNPYPHIPVLACNMDLLWMAEAKNPRFGHGMFLVCLESMYKKITGHELKYEALIGKPSVVTYNYAELLVRQQAENLGWSEPVRRLYAIGDNPMADIYGANLYNRYLQASHRARLQLQARGGGDPVPFSGQDVPLRSSFSDDRLPEACISILVCTGVYSREQQDLLNDHEHVVAEHGHRDFLFDHNLTQASFVVQDVREAVEQVFKQEGCELS; encoded by the exons ATGGCAGAATTCCTCCCGCGTTTCAGCCTGTTGAAACTCGGCCTCCGAGTCCTCGGCCCTCGCTCCCCCGTCCAGCGGCGCCACGCTCAC GGCCATGCCTCATTTGGACTTCTGTTTGACATTGATGGGGTTCTTCTCCGTGGAAGGACACCGATACCTGCGGCTAAGCAGTGCTTCAGAAACCTGGTggataaaaatggaaaatataagGTTCCTGTAGTCTTTGTGACCAACGCGGGGAACTCTTTAAGGCAGAGCAAGGCAGAGCAGCTGTCTCACCTGCTTGAAGTTGAG GTGTCACCGGAGCAAGTCATGCTGTCCCACAGTCCTTTGAAGATCTTCACTCAGTTCCACAATATGTGTGTCCTGGTGTCTGGTCAGGGCCCAGTGTTGGAGGTTGCCAACAA TCTAGGGTTTCAAAAAGTTATAACAATAGATATGCTGAGAGAAGCACATCCTCTTCTTGATGTTGTGGATCACAACAGAAGACCCAAAGATATA ATACCACCCACCAAAGACCTGCCACCAATTGAAG CCGTGATCCTGTTTGGTGAACCGATCAGATGGGAGACCAACCTTCAACTGATCACTGACGTGCTACTGACCAATGGAAGACCTGGGAACCCTATGACAAATCCATACCCCCACATCCCCGTGTTGGCCTGCAATATGGACCTTTTGTGGATGGCAGAGGCCAAGAACCCCAG GTTTGGACACGGGATGTTCCTTGTCTGTCTGGAgagcatgtacaaaaaaatcacGGGCCATGAGCTAAAATACGAAGCCCTGATTGGGAAGCCAAGCGTGGTGACCTACAATTACGCCGAGTTGCTAGTTCGCCAACAAGCAGAGAACCTGGGCTGGTCTGAGCCGGTGCGCCGTTTGTATGCCATCGG TGACAACCCCATGGCCGACATCTATGGTGCCAACCTGTATAACCGATACCTCCAGGCTTCCCACCGTGCGCGTTTGCAGCTTCAGGCTCGCGGTGGAGGGGACCCTGTTCCGTTCTCTGGACAGGACGTACCTCTGAGAAGTTCCTTCAGTGATGACCGTCTCCCTGAAGCCTGTATCTCCATCCTCGTCTGTACAGGCGTTTACAGCCGGGAACAGCAGGACCTGCTGAATGACCACGAGCACGTAGTTGCCGAGCACGGCCACCGAGACTTCCTCTTCGACCACAACCTGACTCAGGCGTCCTTTGTGGTGCAGGATGTGCGCGAGGCCGTAGAGCAGGTCTTCAAACAGGAGGGCTGTGAGCTCAGTTAG
- the rhcgb gene encoding ammonium transporter Rh type C-like 2 translates to MGNIVNSYRDFCEQPKNSNIRLSFPAVCFVWQIAMIILFGVFVRYNPESDAHWPEYRRMKNFTDLENDFYFRYPSFQDVHVMIFVGFGFLMTFLKRYSFGAVGFNFLIAAFGIQWALLMQGWFHSLDYNDGKIKIGVENLINADFCVAGCLIAYGAVLGKVSPVQLLVLTLFGVTLFAVEEFIIISVLHAKDAGGSMVIHAFGGYYGLSISWVLYRPNLGKSKHMNGSVYHSDVFAMIGTLFLWMFWPSFNSAICNHGDGQHRAAINTYLSLASTVLTTYAISSLWEKTGKLDMVHIQNSTLAGGVAVGTAAEFMLMPYGSLIVGFFCGLISTLGYIYFTPFLEKHLKIQDTCGIHNLHALPGALGGVVGAITAAAASTTVYGEEGFRGIFDFNRVAPVQGGYQAAALCVAIVFGIGGGIFVGCILKLPIWGDVADENCFDDEFYWEVPEEEEIVAPVLEYNNHMMMNKNSAIPATNYAVERS, encoded by the exons atggGCAACATCGTGAACAGCTACCGGGATTTCTGCGAGCAGCCGAAGAACAGCAACATCCGCCTGAGCTTCCCCGCCGTCTGCTTCGTGTGGCAGATCGCCATGATCATCCTGTTCGGGGTGTTCGTCCGATACAACCCCGAGTCCGACGCGCACTGGCCGGAGTACAGAAGGATGAAGAATTTTACCGACCTCGAGAACGACTTCTATTTCCGATACCCCA GCTTCCAGGACGTCCACGTCATGATCTTTGTGGGCTTCGGCTTCCTGATGACCTTCCTGAAGCGCTACAGCTTTGGCGCGGTGGGCTTTAACTTCCTGATCGCAGCCTTCGGCATCCAGTGGGCGCTGCTGATGCAGGGTTGGTTCCACTCGCTGGACTACAACGACGGGAAGATCAAAATTGGTGTGGAAAA TCTGATCAATGCGGATTTCTGCGTGGCGGGATGCCTCATTGCGTACGGTGCCGTGTTGGGCAAGGTCAGTCCAGTCCAGCTGTTGGTGCTCACCCTGTTTGGAGTCACGTTATTTGCAGTGGAGgaattcatcatcatcagcgtGCTCCAT GCCAAAGATGCTGGAGGATCCATGGTGATTCATGCTTTTGGTGGTTATTATGGTCTCTCCATCTCTTGGGTCCTTTATCGTCCAAACTTGGGTAAAAGCAAGCATATGAACGGATCTGTCTACCATTCGGACGTCTTCGCCATGattg GTACCCTCTTCTTGTGGATGTTCTGGCCCAGTTTTAACTCTGCCATCTGCAACCATGGAGATGGGCAGCATCGGGCAGCCATTAATACCTACCTGTCTCTGGCATCTACTGTACTCACCACGTACGCCATTTCCAGCCTGTGGGAGAAGACGGGTAAACTCGACATG GTGCACATCCAGAATTCCACACTGGCTGGAGGTGTTGCTGTGGGAACAGCGGCTGAGTTCATGCTGATGCCGTACGGCTCCCTCATTGTGGGCTTTTTCTGCGGCCTCATCTCCACTCTGGGATACATTTACTTCACC CCTTTCTTGGAGAAGCACCTTAAGATCCAGGACACTTGTGGCATCCATAATCTCCATGCCTTGCCTGGAGCTCTCGGTGGAGTTGTGGGCGCCATCACTGCTGCTGCGgccagtacaacagtatatGGCGAAGAGGG ATTTAGGGGAATATTTGACTTCAACAGAGTGGCTCCTGTGCAAGGTGGCTACCAAGCTGCAGCACTGTGTGTGGCAATAGTTTTTGGCATCGGTGGTGGAATTTTTGTTG GCTGCATCCTGAAGCTGCCTATTTGGGGAGATGTGGCTGATGAGAACTGCTTTGATGATGAGTTCTACTGGGAG GTACCCGAGGAAGAAGAGATCGTCGCACCCGTCCTCGAGTACAACAACCACATGATGATGAACAAGAACTCAGCCAT ACCTGCGACCAACTACGCGGTGGAGCGGAGTTAG